In the genome of Silurus meridionalis isolate SWU-2019-XX chromosome 17, ASM1480568v1, whole genome shotgun sequence, the window TTCCTAGACAAGCACTTTTCCCCACTGGACATTATGAACATCCCTGTCCCAAATTCCCACATGTACCCTCCCCTCCTCCCTtaatccctccctctctccctccctccctccctcatactgtacacacattgTTCATACAGGGTAACAGAGGAGTGTGGGATCATGGGTAATAGGCAGACTCCTTTATCCTTGGTTATGCAACCACCCTCTCCTGTGCTCTGAAGGGAGAAATGAAAAATCATGCAAACACATATTTAAGACTTATtacttaataaaaacaatataataatatagtataaacacaaaataataataaaaaaaatacatctaaatGACTATGCAAAACCCCACCCATGTTTGGTGAATGAAAAGTCAAGGAAGTAACTCAGAGGTCACCAATGGCTAATGTACAGTCAATTAGCTAATATAAAACTAGTATGTAATAAAGCTGAAAATACAATTTTCATGATGGTTTAGGTGAAAAGAAGGCAAAGGCTGCCCAAAACAACATTATAAATGATATCATAAACATcatatgtaataatattataagCTGTAAAGAGATAGACAAATGCAAACCTACTGTAAGTGTCCCTTATTAGTATCCACTCACCTGTGCAGAGCTGCTTTGCTGTGTGAATTTACTTATATTTCATTAGAGAAGGAGGTCGGACCGCCCTGATCATACCCTCCCTGGTTGTAGTTTCCTCCCTCGTATCCGCCACCTTGTTGCCCGTAGTCGGGTTGGTACCCACCCTGAGGGCCAGTGGAAGGGTCCTGACCATAACCAGCTatcaaaaagaaaagtaaagatcACGGAAACAGAAGTTTTAAATGTGCAGGCCACACAGAATGTaatttatagttatatataacCTGCATTTGTACCTAATCACTATGCATAAAGATCAAATCTTGTCTTAAATCATACTAATGTGCAATTTATCTTATACTCCTAATCAGGATATGTAAGACTTGTTAGAACCACAAAGCTCTCAATTTGGCTACAAGAATCAATTAGGTGATTGAACCTGCTTGACCAAGGTATGAGAAATTTGTGGTTCAATCTGTCATGTGTTTCGCCTCAACCCTGTATGTGTTCAGTTTATTTACTCACGCTGGCCATAGGAATCTGGTGCTGGCTGTTTTGCTCCCGAGGGCACATAGGTGCCAGTCAAAGAGCCGAGCCAGCCAGTCTCCTTAAACACAAACCACAGGTTCCCTGCCCATAACACCAGGTTACAGAAACCAAATGCCTACAGGAGAGTGGGAGCAGAATAATTGGTTACTTTATCTATTCTTCATCTAttcatatatactttatatatttatctttttaactGCTCATTTAaacatacatccatccatctattctaCACATCCATCCAAACACACTTCATTACAATCATctctccattcatccatctcaCTTCTCATCTGTCCATTCCACCACATGCCCCttaatctgtccatccatccatccatccattcaataATCCATTAATTCTATCACAATTGACTCATCAATCCACCCACACAGCTACACTTCCACCCAAAAACTCCCCCAAATAGggatctatccatccatccatccatccatctatccatccatccatccatccacccatccatctatccatccacaaTTGactcatccttccatccataTGTCTACACATCCATCCAAACACTCCGCCATCCGTGAatctatttatccatttatccagccattaatccatccatttatccatcaatccatccatctatcacaCCACTCACCTGTCCATCCCACATGTCCCTTAatcagtccatccatccatccatccatccatccatccatccatcccaaaCACTCCTTCATCAACCTATATAAGTAACAAAACTTAAACCATactgtaaacaaataaacttaTACAACAGAAACCAGGTCAAACAGTGCACTAACCACAGATGTGTTTAGGCCAGACACAATGGGCTCATGCACTTCTTTGCAGCGGTTGTCCTCATGCCGACAGGCCGGAATAAATTTGATGACCTCGTCAGGGTCGGTGGCTTCCTTAACATCCGAGAGACCTTTAGCCCATGCTGATGAGCTCACCAACCAAAAGAAGGTAAAAATAGCTGTCACCACAAAATCCTGAGAAAGAACCAACAGAAAATTAGACAACACAGCATATgcattgtgtagtgtattgtattttgtataatcTATCTAGAATCTTTATTCAAACTACTTAGCAGTAACTTAGttgaatatttttgtatttattttattgccaaCTATAACTAGTAAAAAGAGCTAAAAACTCCAAACTGTCAAACATTTGAGAACTACATTTAGATTGAATAATTATGAAAGAAATATCTACAAACCAATATTTTCTCTCCCCAAATTTCTAAATTTTAACAAATGTGAAGTTTGAATGGTAGCTGATTTTGGAAGCTAACAAACACCAAGGTAGATAACTTAATAATCAAGCTAGGACACACTTAGATAATCTTCTGTCCCAGACCACTTTCTTCTCTATAGAgtctttttgtgtttaaatgcagCTAGTTTGTCCATCCACTGACCTGTTCCTATAGCCTGTGAGAAAAAATCTAACCTTGTTTACCCAACTAATTCCTGATGAAGAAAATCAGCATGCAGATGTACACAGAGCTAGTGAGATTCTGAAGGTTATTGCcagaaaaaagcagaaaaaaaacaaacaggtgcTCCAAAGCCCATGGGCACAGATTATGAGGCTGAGATGAACTTTTAGATTAAATTTCCTATAGACAACGATAGAGTGCAAAACTCATGCTCGTCAACTTCAcggcataataataatacaaacataAAGCAAATTTCCcaagattttatataaaacacaacgCGATCTGTATATGAACACTTACAGCCCGTGCGCCACGGTGTCCCTCACGGTATTTCTCAAGGAGGAACAGGTAGACGGACAGAGCTGCCATAGAGTAGAGGAAGGAGAAAACACCGACAGTGACGAAGAATTCAGCCGAGGAAGAGTAGTCACCTTCAAGGAACAGCCGCTCCGGTTCTGAGCCTTTACACGTGGGCACATCGAACCACACTTGATGGAGTCTGTTTGTACATAAAAAGCGCGCATGTGTTGGGGTGACTGCTTGTTTGCACAGTAATTAAATGTGATAATAAAAATTCTGTGTTTCAGGGATTGCAAGAGAGCCACTGTCAGAACCTTTAGCAAGACTCTTCAAATTATCATGACACATGGAGTAACAGTGCTGTGTGCAAAGTGATTTACATTAGGCAAAcatttaatcattatttataaaagataaaaaaaggtaATTCTAATTATGATAATGAATTAATATGAAATACCCCAATCAAACTCTGTAAGCGCATATATACAGAAGAGACAGAATAGTAGGTTCCTCTGAGTTTCCTCTTGCTGTGAATTTATCTGCAATAATGCAAAAATCTTTAACCCTGTCAATTTGTTTTCAGACTCCTGCTATGGTGCCCTTACAATAAtctttggattaaaaaaacccacagtgcCCAGATGTTAATAgatgttaatatttaaatgtgaaatatatgCTAACTATTTCAGATTAAGGCAATCTAAAAGGAATCCTGGTCAAATGTACCATCCCCAATATCCAATAACATTACTTCATTCTGACTGACCAGTTCTTTATGAAAACAAAGCGCACCAATACACATCAATAATAATTACTTTAATTACTGTGGCAGACAGAAAAAGGCATTAATGGTGCCAAAGCTCTCACCTGAATGGGTATTCAAACTCGACGTCAATGTCCAGGTCACTCTCCGTGCGGTTCTTACACTCCACACTCATGCGGAAGACTCCGGAGTAAGAGCCACACGTGGAGAAAGCAAAGATGGCGAAAAACTggcagagaaaagagagagaaagaaattaagGATGTATTACCTCCATGTGCACATTCTGTATATAAAGCAAGCCTTTTCCCAGACTGACTCCACTACAAACTATGggtgcatcatgaaacgaaaaatgcaacaaaggacacccagaactgttgagcagctagaatcctatATCAGACACATATAAGACAACAATTGgtttcctcagttcccagatgtatacggacagaagacatgatggtacacagtggtaaacatggccctgttccAACATTTTTCGCGAAATGTTGTAGCTATCaacttcaaaatgaccttattttttacttaaaatggtatttattctcaatttaaacatttgatatggtttttgttttattgtgaatagaataggCATTTATGAGATTTCTAattaattgcattttgtttttgattgcATGAATGTGGCTTTTCAGGTACTGAGGGGTGAATCATTCAGTACATTATACAACATATTGTATTAAAAGAACCTAATGTTACATATTGGGAATATAGTTATAGGATAATAAATGGTAACATAAGCGCCTCGATGCTGAGGTAATGGTTAAACTGATTCTTGCAGGCATACGCTGCCCAGCATTGGATTGTAATATTAATCCCTTTTTTTATTCGAGAGGGAATGAAGTGCCAGCCTTTTCCCCccgacacacacagagagattaGTCTTCGAGAATATTTTTACAGCCCCTCCCCTCCCTCTTTTCCTTTATCCGATTGAATGGAAAATCTGACTATTAAACTTACTGAGGTGCTTCACCATCTGTCACTGAACACACAGCGCAAGCCACAAACACACGCAGGCCTTCACACTtgcattacacacacagtgtgaagGCACGTCTAATCACGGTCTCTCTCGTCACACAGAAAAGAACACACATTCCTGTCACACAATACAAAATGGAGGAGGACAAGCCCAGAGCAGTTTAGTGTGCATTCCATCAAGCCAACTAGGCAAGCTCGACTTAGAATTACAATCAGGAGATTAAAGATTTCAAGTGATTAGAGTTGTGAGGGTGGAGGAAGAGAACGAGAGAATATAAAAGCATGGaggaaagtgagaaaaaaaagaggaggggAAAAATAACCTGTGTTCAGAAGCTTGTGTCGATGTAGATGAAATTTCaatgtaatttcttttaaacaaacaataatatactccagcatttaaatattagttttttgcctacacacatacagttgCTAGGGACAGAAATTTGTACATGCTGAAAAAATAATTGCCCAACTCACTTGTTAGGGATAAACTTTATAGGGATAAAGATTTaggatttataaatgtaaaattgattCTTAATCAATGTCTGTAACAATGTTTATGgttcaaagtgctttacaaataaaattgaattgaattgttggGGCTGTCAATAACCATTTTCAAGAAATCAATTCTTAATCTGTATAATCTGTCCTTCCAGAAAGGGAACTATTTGTTTAGAGGGAAGGATTTTCTTTTGATATGGCTACAGTAAACGAAGCTCAAACTAAAGCAACAGATAACTTGGCCAAAGATTTCTATCTTATCTTAAGGTGCATACTTATAATCTATGAAAAAGTTTAttgattgaaatgaaaaaactcACCTAATTATATGTGAGTTGTGATTATAATTATGAATGTATTATAAGTCAGTTTCCAGCAAAGGTTCCTGTTTATCTTTTCCTTTTCTGAACAAGCCAAACACTATTAACACTACTGCCAAACACTTCTGACGTAAATATGCGCTTAAACCAAACATTAATTACTAATTTAAGTTCTGAGctcagcaccactaagctgccacttctgaCCCCTTGAGCAAAGACtgcaaccctcaactgctcagtgtatAAACATGAGATATTGTCCATTGTACAAGCCAacatatgaatttttttattccaattttTTAGTGAGTTATAGGATCCTGTTGGGATTGATATGTAACGGGGGCGAAGCAGAATTACGATTATTACTCCAGAACCGAACCAAGTCACTCAGCTTATAGAGACTATAATCTTTCCCTCATTCGAGTAGATAATTGCTGGCTAAAAGACAAATAATTAGACAGGACAGACAATGAGACAGCTGTAATGCCAGTGGAGCCTGACTTTACAGTTAATCATTATCATTTCAGATATATTGCTATTTAGCATCATTGAATCACATGCAAGCAATATGACAAGTGTATGGAACCAACAACATGTATCATAGcaacaattatataaaaagcaGAAATCGAATTTAACAAGAGTATAAGACACTagtctgatacacacacacacacacacacacacacacgcacacgcacacaatacacacaaacactttcaaTGTATATTTGTTGCTGCTAAATTATAAccaacatttacagtattttttttttttttttttattcggacgatttatttcacatttagctgTGTACTGGTTGGTCCTGTGTTGTGTTTGCACATTGTATGACACATTTGCACATCTGttaattttgtgttattttctattcatttatgttgttttatgtagcacgtTTGTCTTGAAGGAACATGGTTTAGTTTACTGTGTAATGTAGCATATATGGTTGACGTGACAATAAAAGCCGCTTGATTGGACATAACTGTAAAGCAAAAATATGACTGTgcataaaatgcattttcacCCCTAGACAACTTTAACCCAATCAAAAGAATATGCGTATGTTTTATTAGCATAATCATTTAAATTTCTAGACCCAATCAAAATTAAGTGGTTTCTTGCGAAAACAGGTTCCTGGTGCCAAATGCTTAGCAGCAGCAATGTATGATACAGAAAGAGATTTTAGTTTGAAAGGAAATGTGATTATTATCTGTGAATTGTATGCAAGTTATCTCTGAAAGCTCTGAACTACAATTAACTTACTGTTACTACAAAATTTGGTCACAATAACCTACAGCTTATAGTTAACTTTCAGGATGGCATGTAAGAGAATCTTCGCTAGATAATAGCTATACTATATGGagaaatgtattgggacacctgacttttccagccacatttggttcttctccgaactgttaccacaaagttggaggcacaaaattgtttttgggagcattacattttcactacacttgaactaagagacacaaacctgttccagcataacaatgctccTTTACACTTTTGAagatgtgtgtttttcttgAGATCTTAAGTgacctgttatagagctctggccTCAACCTTAATGAATACCTTTCAGATCATTtgaagtacctgactttacttacatcTAAAACTCTTTCTTCCTAGATATTGTAGTTCTCTGAAATAATCTGTTTACCTCAGTCACAGCCAAATCTCAAAAACTATGAGgatgtatttaatttgtaattaagCGGCTGCAATTTGCATGAAGTTTTGGACCCATCACTGAgtagtacacctcaacaatgataacgTTCTAAGGAATGAAAATTTGAAaatatgaggatggattcccgtttgagtctggttcctttcaagattttttcaacatcccatttAAGAGagatttttccttgccactgtcaccattGACTCAATCTTTGTGGATAAACTTAAGGTTTAACTAATAGGGACTACATaacatataaatgaataatttatagGCTATTtctatctgtaaagctgctcttggagaatgtccattgttaaaagcgctatacaaatactGAATTGAAACCGCTCCCATTACAGAAGACATTCTGTCCTACAGCAGTACATTTTACTCAGTTCAGTGTATTTTCTACTCTTTTTACcactgatgcaaaaaaaaaaaaaaatttgaatgtgAGGacggctggatgccatggtgaCAGACTCAAGATTTTATAGTTTCCATAGAAACAAGGCAGATGGAATACAGTATTTCACACTTtcccatgcatttttttttcatggataaACAATACTAAACCTGAAGCCTTAACTGTAGTGTTGAAGCAAGCTTAATGCAAAAGCGAAGATACATTAAAACGTTATAGACATAcagaagaaataataaaaaaaatgaaatgcacaAAATGCTATACTCAACCATTTCATTCCTAAATCACAAGCGGGATCTTTATCGTGTGCAGGCGCATCGTTGGTTAAAATCCTAAAATTAGATTTACGCTGTTATTTTTAAGCCTGAATTAGTCACCAAATTCCCCTTATGGCCAAACCTGCATACTCATGTTGtgtagccacacacacacacacacacacacacacacacacaaacacacacacacagcaagcaGTCTCACAATCAGTGTTGGGATTAATAATTAAAGCCTAGCATTTATTACCACCAACATTTATTTGACCTTCTTAATCACTCCTTAATATAGATCCAGTTTGTTGGATGATAAAACAACATACAGGTGAGGATGCTAAGGTGCAGAGGTGCCTCGCTCGAAGTCCTAACAGTGGAAGTCCATACAGTGCTGGGAGCTTTTCGATCTTATTAGCACAGAAACTCTTTAATTAACTAACAATTTTGTGTTTCTATATTTAAagccattttgtgtgtgtgtgtgtgtgtgtgtgtttgtttgattgaaTTAACAGTGATGCCAAAGTTCACTAGAGCCGGTGTCATCACACActggacaaatgttttttttttttttatatagaattcCTCCATTTTAGGAAGACCCCATCCTGAGAACAATACTCACTACCTGGacctgctgacacacacaaatggacacacacacacatacatatatatatatatatatatatatatatatactgtacctgTAAAAACTATGGACACACATCCTCCtaaaaaacatattctgggtttttTAACATGTTTTATAGTGTGGATGTTTTCTACTCGAAAAActactttattataataataataaagaaaaaacctgcaggaaggtgtgtccaaacttgactggtactgtatatactcGCTATACTGCAcgtgcatttatatatttttggtttCACTGCATTTATGGTCTATTGTATTAAAttgtaaatacaattttattctttattctattttttattatttcatgtttttatctgttATTTCACTGCCAGTTCTGCTGCGTGTGGTTATGCATGTGACGAATATGAAATACGAATATGAATTGGGTGATTACTATGCATTGCTAACCAAAGGCACCTCTCTGTGTTACAAGATTCTCGTTGAAAGCTGGTAAATTCCAGGAAATTTCTTTACAAAGCTGTAAATAGTCATtattacacaacagcgttgttCATTTCTCAGTTAAAATACCGAAGtcgtgttgattcattttctataactgTTACCGAACTGCAACGTAGAAGCGTTTCCATGGTAACGTCATTTGCAAGGACTTGTGGATGGTCCACAATAAACAGATATGGATCAATATGGTTATATCTGTTCTGGATTGAAAATCTCCAGTATTGGTGCTTTGTAACAATCAGAGGTCAAGCTGTACGTTTCCCACCAAAAGAAACTCTTCAGGAAATGAAACTTTGTACTTTgtggtttctctgtaacataCAGGCTGCATGTTTTGACTTATTAActtgaaagaataaaaaaaataaaaaatagaagtgAGGATTTAActctttatatctttaataatccaaaagataaaataaattaacttatTTTGTGGACATTTTATGGGATTAAATGCAAGGGTTTAATGGAATTCACTGATTTGTCACACATTCCTAACAGATCAATGCAAAACAGGAAAACAGAATAAGTGCATCATGTCCCAGACTACTGATCACTGCGCTGAGGTTCAGATGGCTGAACATTATTACTACCTTATTTTATGCATGATGTCCTATTCATCGCTTTTTCATGCACATTCAGATCATTCATGCTATTCAAATTACAATTGAGCAACGTTGCTGAAGCAGAAACCTCTGCACCATGTAACGTGGAGTGACACAAAGTCTGTCATGATGGGTTCGACTGCATATGATTTCACATAAATTCTATGTAAATATTACTCCCATCTTCTGTAAGATGTTTGTGACCAATGCATacttaatgtacatttaaaaaatataatacagcaATATATTAAAGCTATAACTGTCGAAAAGAATTTCTTATATATAAACTACataggcaaaagtttgtggacacttaatTCTCAATGCAGTGATAATAACCTTctgagatgtttcactagattttggagtgtggttagGGAGATATGTGCTCATCCAACCAcaaaggtgaggaggcctggggtgtagtcagcattccaattcgtCCCAAAGGCGTTCCGAAGGGttaagctctatagcaggccactcaagatctttcactaaAATTCATGTAAACCAggtgttcatggagctggttttgtgcacagggagattgtcatgctggaataggtttgtgtctcctaggaaaatgtcatgctaatacatccaaagacatcatataaaCTACTTGTTTGCATCTactaacagtttggagaataaccacaaatggctggaaaagtcagcacCAATTCTTTTGTGTGTGGGTCAGGATTACATCCAGATTCACAGATTAGATTCCCTACAAACCCTGCACTCTAATAAATGATGTCTCtttgttatttatgtatatttttattttatatcatttacttttatatGGTCTTTGCTTCTTTATTTTGGTATTTGCTCTTCTATTCATAAAATACTATGCACTTGCATCCACTTCCCGCTTCCCCTTAATCCTCGAATTACAAAACACTGTGCGGGTTAATGTATGCGAAAACAAACTCTTTTCACCGTGCGCCTCGTGTGTATGTCACTTGTTCTGTTCATAATACTAAAAATCATGTTCTACTTTGTAAGATTTCTAGTGAGAAGAAATCATTTACTCACCCATTGTAGGATCTTTATGAATCCTAAAGGCTGTTTGATGACAGTGAACTGCCCAGTAGCGAccaactgtaaacacacacacaaaaaaaaaaaaaaaaaattctatccATAAACATCACAATGATAAGTATACAATAGAAATATCTTATATCCAAAGCACATACATCATTAATTCAGAATGAAACAAGGCTCTATTCCTTGTGCATTCTGTTACTCCTACAATAATAACTGTACAATTTAGTGTCTTCCTAATGCAGTATTGTGCAGCTTGTGATCTAGACATGGATTCTGGCCTAGCAACAGGACGACGACAGGACATTAGAGTGCGGCAAAGAGCAGACACTTCCCTGAGCATTAGACTTAAGGCAAAGCTGCTTATGAGAACGTTTCCACTGGGAGAGTGCAAAAGGCCAGCATTTGCTGGCTGCAGCAAAAACAATGCTTATAGACTGATGTGAGGTGATTTATCCATGTGTGAGAGAATACAGCAATGCAGTCAGGACATTGCACTGGAATTGCACTGTAGCATGCTGgtacaatgtttatttaatcgATCTATCTATTAGCACTCATAACTATAATGGAGAATGGTCCAATAATATCCCATCGTTTATGCATATTAATCGGATTTACATATTATGCAAATGAATTACGTCAGAATACTACACGCATTAGTACGCAGTATGCGCTCTGGGGATGGACCCAAAATAatgctgctctctctctctctctatctctatctctatctatctatatctatatctatctatctatctatctatctatctatctatctatatatatatatatatatatatatatatacacacacacagcttgtgtgcgtttgagtgtgtgtgtgtgtgtgtgtgtgtgtgtgtgtttgaaagcaTCATTGCGCCATTCTGTGGACACGATATAAATGTGATCTTTAGGCTAAAACGTCAAGGTTGCGCAGAAAAGCTTCTGCTATAGCACTGGCTAGGTTATTTTTGACACCACCAACAGACTGCTGTAGccaggcagaaaaaaaataaaaaaatctatatatattatattaaatctgCGGTCAAAAACATCAACACAAAATGATTCATTCGAGCAGTGCGCACCAATACTGTTCCAGATGCACCTCCATTAACGGGGATGTCTTCATCTAAAGCGACGcattttagattattattattattattattattattattattattattattattattattattatttgcgcTCGACATTCTGCAGTGACAAACACGACGGTCatcctatctctctctctctctctctttctctctctctctctctctctttccaggATCAGTGCGttgtcaatatattttttttcctcctatttTCCCTCTGAAATGCTCTTAAAACGTCCCCTTAACGCATTTCCATTTCTAGTCCCAGTTCCACACTATAAAACATTGCAAATCAAAGTGTTAGGTTGTAATTCATTGTAATTCATTAAGGTGCGATGGGGAAACCTTACCTGGTTGACTACATCCATCTTTATCCTCTTCTTCAGTGGATAAGAGGATCAGGAGCGCAGAGGGGTGTGGGTGGGGAGTCGTGGGGGAGAGGAGGGGCGCTGTGTGCCGACGCAGGGACAGACGGGCTGCGTCCCAAACCGCACATTACCGT includes:
- the sypb gene encoding synaptophysin b yields the protein MDVVNQLVATGQFTVIKQPLGFIKILQWFFAIFAFSTCGSYSGVFRMSVECKNRTESDLDIDVEFEYPFRLHQVWFDVPTCKGSEPERLFLEGDYSSSAEFFVTVGVFSFLYSMAALSVYLFLLEKYREGHRGARADFVVTAIFTFFWLVSSSAWAKGLSDVKEATDPDEVIKFIPACRHEDNRCKEVHEPIVSGLNTSVAFGFCNLVLWAGNLWFVFKETGWLGSLTGTYVPSGAKQPAPDSYGQPGYGQDPSTGPQGGYQPDYGQQGGGYEGGNYNQGGYDQGGPTSFSNEI